The Oryza sativa Japonica Group chromosome 11, ASM3414082v1 DNA window GTCGGCATTCCAAATATACTTGGCACATATTGTACTAGCTGCAGTTTTTGTGGCATGTCAGGCATTGCCTAACCTTTGTTATGAAAAGATTGGGCACCAATCAAATTAACATACCATAAATCCTAGCACAATATTTGCAAGGATGTAAGAATGAAATCTTGTAGCTCTAACAAGTCAGTCATTCACTCAGACTACAGCAAGCTAAACTATCAAGTGTACATAATTGTAACCGATAAAACAAGAACCATTTCACAAACAACTTATTCACAAGGCAAAACCAAAGGTAATAACTGAAGGAGTAGCTTCTACAAACTGTAGCAGACCTCTCGTCATAGAATTATGTAGCTTTGATCCCATCCCCaatgaacaaaaataaaagagaagaaaCTTAAAGGCTTACTTTAAGCATTCCTCAATTCCTTGATGAAATCGAGACCGAGCTATCAAATGCAGATCCCATGTGATTGATGACGAACCCGTAAATCTTGCACTTCAACTGCTCAACCTTATCCTTAGTTGTAGCCTCTTCTGCAATCTTGCCTACTCCATCCAACCAGTCACTGATCTTCTTGAACTGGGACAGTACCATTGTTATGTGGCTGCTCTGCTTTCCCCTACTTGCAACATTCTGATCTTCAAAAAGGTGGAAACCCAAATCCATTGCCTCGTCCACAAATTTCAGGAACCACGTATGCATCTCACGGCACAAGGTCGTGGCAAGCTCAGCCGTCTCATTCACGCCCTGAGTTTTGTTCCATGCGCAGCTCGCTGTAGAGGTCGGTAAGACCTTTGACTGGACCTTTGCAGAAGTCCCATGTGATTGCCTCTTGGATATGGTTGTTCTTGGAGCTTCTACCACCGAGGGAGCCTTTGGCTTATCAGCACCCCTTTTCCGAGAGAGCGATTCAGGTGCCTTATTCATCAACTTTAGGACTTCAAGATCAGTTGCCAATGCTGCTTCAACCCAATGAGTAGCTGAATTCTCCCATGATGCAGTTTCAGTTCTATTGGTGGATATAGACTCAGCAATTTTCTTCCATTTGAGAGTATCCTCATAGACAGCAAGGAAGATATCAACTGTTGGAAGGGGATTGGAGGTCTTCGATGCTGAAGTAAGTTCAGAAAATTTACTGTGGACAATAGCAAGCTGAGTGTTAGGAAAAACCACTTTTGTGCTGAATGAAATTCCGGGGACACAAGTCGGCTTTTAATTACCTTAGGTTCCTGATTACGGATTCAGTGATTAATGCCTCCTGGAGAGCATCAGCTGCAGCAATTGCTGCTGCGTCTCTTCGTTCAGTGGCTTCCTGCAAATTCAGAGAAGAGGTGGTGTTTCAAGGATCAATGAACTGCGACTTGATCATTGCTAACAAAGATGAATTGGGAGTGCTTACCTTTCCCATCTTTGAAAGCACATCAGAAACTCCATCCAATGGAATGCTTCCATCGGTCCATTTAGGATCATGAAGCATAATTTTTGGAGCCATTGCTTTCGTCTTTACTGCAGGTGACTCTATCTTCTTCCGTGGCTTTGGCTTCTCATCTACAGATGAATCATCATCGTTACTGGATAGTTCTGTTGTAACATCACTCAGTCGTCTTGCCATTGCTTCCTGCAGTTACACAAAAAGGTGATGATGGTCGCGAAGGGCACCTACATGACTCCAATTCAAAGATAACAACTAGCTGCCATTGCATatggaaagaaaataaataccAGTATTTTAAATTCTCTCTTTCCTCAATAAacttataaatattttaagtaACTGCAAGAAAATCATGCCATTTCTCATATATGTACTGAATCAAGCATTTGAAGTAACCACTGTTTTCACTACGATTAGCCTGTTCAAAGTAGAGTTGTACTATTTGTCTGTTCACTACAACAAGATGAATGTGCAGTGCATGTACAAGTATATAGCAATAGTAGCATAGCAAGCACATTTCCAAGATTGCAATTGCAACACAAATGTAAAAATGATACTGACCTGTGTCCTCAGAATAGTACTCTTATCCACCTTGACCTTCGATTTCATCACAGAGCCAGCCGCTGCTGCGATTGAGGTATTGTCCCAGCTCTTCCTCCCCGGCTTAACAGCCGACCCATTCGTCAAATCCGTCATCTTGGAGATACCAGCCACCAACACCCCGACCTTCTTCTTGCTGCTACCTTCCCCGGACAGCCTCCGGGAGCTAGGAGACAGTGACGCGCGCCTCCCACCGGGTGCGGGCGACgccgcccctctcctccctcctacCGGTGACGGCTGCCTGTACCTCGATGGCACGATAATCGCTGGCTCCCTCGCCGTGCGGCGATTCTCCTCCTTGGCCGAAACAAGGCTGGGCACCACGCATTTGGAAGGCGCTGGTGACGTCGCCCTGGGCGTGCCCCTGACCGCAGGTGAGGACGCTCGGGAAGCGCCCTTCACCGAGGGCGACGAAGGCCGTGACGCGCCGCCCTTGACCGAAGGCGACGGATCTCGCTGCTTGGACGGCGCCGGAGACGAGAACCGCCTCTTGGCGGCTgaaacggcgggcggcggcgcggcctcgGAGACGCTCTTGGGCGCGAGAACAATCCTCTTGACGGCATCCGTTGCATCGGACTGCACCGCATTGCCGGAACTGGATGGCatgagcggcggcgcggagtcGGAGTGGGACCCGGGCTGGATGACGTAGCcgcgggagcacgcggcggggCGGGCGACGAGCGGCTCCGGGTTTCCTACGAAGGAGACGCTGCGGGAGGACGGGACGGGGCGGATCCCGACGGCGCGGGGCACcgggcgggcgaagcggaggcggTCGAGGTGGACGAGGTGGCCGACGAGTTGCGGGCGCGCGGAGACgagggcgtcggcgtcggcggaggaTGGCTGGACGTAGGTGGAGTGGAGGCCGtcggagagctggaggaggaagccgTTGGAGGGCCAGAGGGagtcggcggtggaggcggtgagGGCGGGGACTACGGCCGTGACCTGGAGGACGGGGgagcggtggtcgccggcgacgcggtcGTCGGTGTGCATCGCCTGCAGCAGCTTGAGCAGCACCCCCGGCGTGACCGTGGCCATGGCTGGctgccggaggaggagcggcggcagcgccgcgaTGGGGAGGAGGGATTTGGGGGAAGAGTAGACGTTGGGAgtggtgaggaggaggatttgaaaCGGTTGGTGTTTTCGAATTTCGAAATGCCGCCTTGAGTTGTGTTGAGCTCTGCTGCGTGAGGCATGTGACAGGTGGGGACAGGTAAGGCAATTGTATATGGGCTTTCAGAGGCCGAGATTTCGGCCCATGTTGAGCCCACTGTTTAGTAGGGCCTGAAATGGTTTGAGCCACCGTACCATTAATCACGATCAGAAACAGCGATTTACATCCATAAATCGGGATCCCTCGacacggcgccgcggcggcggcggcggcggcggaggcaaatTGCACTCGGAATAGTAATTTCTTCCTCTACACAATCAAGATCACAAGACACGTTTTTCTCCTCTCCATACGTTGTACGAGCCCCAAGAGGGAATATTAGGTATCCTGGCTGACTGGCTTGTCTCGAGTAATCTTCCTTGATCAGCTCTCTCCTCTGTACTGGAGGAATCACGCCTCACGCATGACTCACAATTCCAGGACTTTTGGGCCATTTCGCTGTGGTTTATTTAGACGCCAAACCAACCATCCCAATTGCTATCTCTTCAATTCCTCTTAGCCAAGCATATGACCCCATTTCCACAACATCTTTGCTTTCCATGCAGAAACAGAACAATTCTAGATGAAGAGCAAGCAAGTCTGTTTCTCAACTAGTATCGCCATCATACAGGTACAATAGTGTACTATATAAACAAAACCACCCATCGCGCGCGCATGTTAATTGTGGAAGGCATCAAAGAAAAGTGCGCACAAAGTGATAATTAAAGAGCACAACCAGTCAGCAAAAAACACAAGGGAAAAGGATGGTTACGATGATTATTTCTCAACATATCATCATGCAAGAAGGACCAATCTAGCTAGGTTTTGCgcaaatggttttttttttttgaagggagCAAATGGTCTTCGAACGTCTCCATATTTTCTATCTTGTTAATGCATCTTGATTAGGAGATCGAATATGCAGTGACTGATCTTGTAATAGCATACCCTATACCCATAGTATTGAGTTTACTGTCTGGTTTGAGAACGTCACCACCAGATTACTGACATCACGTAGCATGACGATGTTTACTCAGGAGTACTTCGTATGTAGCATGTAAATATATTATCAGTGAAGATGTAACCATGAATATGATAACTACtaattcctccgtttcatattataagtcactttaatttttttgaagACTCGAAACTAAGAGTTGACTTACAGAAGGGCACGTACTATGGTACTAGTACGTATTTGTATGGTATGGCAGCTTCCTTGATTGCTTTGTTCGTGTGCTTTTGTTGTAagggcattcccaacccaatgactagaatGGTgttcatagcattaaataagttgtcacctaggacaaaaaaaaatgatgtagcaagtgaataaatgaggaaagagaaggaaaccatgtcttacatgagacatgatttctacacaacatccaagacatcatgtgagataagtagcattaaattgaaatatgaaatagtggtgtttgcattggaagagttgtgtctagtactagtttcttgatgatgtggagtttatggaaaccatgtctagtgttatgggttgggactgccctaatcACGCACATGAAATGAGCAGATCGAGGATAACAATAAGATGACTTTGGCCCCTCCTTAAAACGTACTGCAAGCGAACGTTTTCTCTGGAGAGTTGGGCAATTTCGGCGGCTAAAAGCGCAAAAGTTCACCAAAGGTCAGATGCACGTACAGTGGCGCATGCAGGACTGAAAATGACACTGATCAATATTGGATGAGTGAGCAGAGAAATTAAGTCTAGcagccatgcatgcatccattaTGTTTCTATACAGCAAGTACTTCGATGAATTTGCCTAAATTTTTCGGTACGAAAAAGCCGTGCTACCATCTCTCAAAACCGTCATTTCTTGCCTCTGTTTATGTAGGTAATTGTTGGCTTGTTGGAAACTTGGAATGGCACTCCCTCTGAAGTCTGACCCGTGAATTAGTAGTCCATATCAGTATCGCCAATCAAGTCAACATACGTATATGTATCAAACGAATGGATCGAGTACTAAACCAAGTAGTCGAACGCTGAAAAAGTGCACGAT harbors:
- the LOC4349628 gene encoding uncharacterized protein produces the protein MATVTPGVLLKLLQAMHTDDRVAGDHRSPVLQVTAVVPALTASTADSLWPSNGFLLQLSDGLHSTYVQPSSADADALVSARPQLVGHLVHLDRLRFARPVPRAVGIRPVPSSRSVSFVGNPEPLVARPAACSRGYVIQPGSHSDSAPPLMPSSSGNAVQSDATDAVKRIVLAPKSVSEAAPPPAVSAAKRRFSSPAPSKQRDPSPSVKGGASRPSSPSVKGASRASSPAVRGTPRATSPAPSKCVVPSLVSAKEENRRTAREPAIIVPSRYRQPSPVGGRRGAASPAPGGRRASLSPSSRRLSGEGSSKKKVGVLVAGISKMTDLTNGSAVKPGRKSWDNTSIAAAAGSVMKSKVKVDKSTILRTQEAMARRLSDVTTELSSNDDDSSVDEKPKPRKKIESPAVKTKAMAPKIMLHDPKWTDGSIPLDGVSDVLSKMGKEATERRDAAAIAAADALQEALITESVIRNLSKFSELTSASKTSNPLPTVDIFLAVYEDTLKWKKIAESISTNRTETASWENSATHWVEAALATDLEVLKLMNKAPESLSRKRGADKPKAPSVVEAPRTTISKRQSHGTSAKVQSKVLPTSTASCAWNKTQGVNETAELATTLCREMHTWFLKFVDEAMDLGFHLFEDQNVASRGKQSSHITMVLSQFKKISDWLDGVGKIAEEATTKDKVEQLKCKIYGFVINHMGSAFDSSVSISSRN